The following coding sequences are from one Phycisphaerae bacterium window:
- a CDS encoding beta-glucosidase, whose translation MPLRYRFSDDFLWGVAAAAAQIEGAWNEDGKGESIWDRFSHTPGRIKTGETGDVAADHYHRWKEDIELMKALHLSAYRLSLSWPRILPEGRGRVNAAGLDFYDRLIDELLQARITPFITLYHWDLPQALQDQGGWVNRQTCQAYAEYAQTVFDRLGDRVESWITFNEPFCTAFLGYGCGVHAPGQKNMADAFQVTHHLNVAHGMAVGLARELMPDAQIGTTLNVWKNHPADDSPEAVEAARIYNQLYTYWYLEPIFKGEYPPDIMRIIEQKGWAPKFEVDDSELISRKIDFLGLNYYWIDYITPRGNDPVIGTGKLDLHHLPKSEMGWPVVPEGLYETIEDINRYYGSIPIYITENGYAEADKPDDKQFVADDLRIGYLRDHLIQLNRAIASGFDVRGYFLWTLYDNFEWAEGYAKKLGIVRLVPQSLDRVAKKSALWYSAATRDGGFV comes from the coding sequence ATGCCGCTGCGATACCGCTTCAGCGACGATTTCCTCTGGGGGGTGGCGGCGGCGGCGGCCCAGATCGAAGGGGCGTGGAACGAGGACGGCAAGGGCGAGAGCATCTGGGACCGCTTCTCGCACACGCCGGGCCGCATCAAAACGGGCGAGACCGGCGACGTGGCCGCCGACCACTACCACCGCTGGAAGGAAGACATCGAGTTGATGAAGGCGTTGCACCTTTCGGCGTATCGCCTGAGCCTCTCATGGCCGCGAATCCTGCCCGAAGGGCGAGGACGTGTGAATGCCGCCGGTCTGGATTTCTACGACCGGCTCATCGATGAACTGCTCCAGGCCCGAATCACGCCCTTTATCACCCTCTACCACTGGGACCTGCCGCAGGCGTTGCAGGACCAGGGCGGCTGGGTCAACCGCCAAACCTGCCAGGCGTATGCCGAGTACGCCCAAACCGTCTTCGACCGCCTGGGCGACCGGGTCGAATCGTGGATCACGTTCAACGAGCCGTTCTGCACGGCGTTCCTTGGCTACGGGTGCGGCGTCCACGCACCGGGCCAGAAGAACATGGCCGATGCGTTCCAGGTCACTCATCACCTCAACGTCGCCCACGGCATGGCGGTGGGCCTGGCCCGCGAGCTGATGCCGGACGCCCAGATCGGCACCACCCTCAACGTCTGGAAGAATCATCCGGCCGACGACTCGCCGGAGGCGGTCGAGGCGGCTCGCATCTACAACCAGCTCTACACCTACTGGTACCTCGAACCGATCTTCAAGGGCGAGTATCCGCCGGACATCATGCGAATCATCGAGCAGAAGGGATGGGCCCCCAAATTCGAAGTCGACGACTCGGAGCTCATCAGCCGCAAGATCGACTTCCTGGGCCTCAACTACTACTGGATCGACTACATCACGCCGCGCGGAAACGACCCGGTAATCGGCACCGGCAAACTCGATCTGCACCACCTGCCCAAAAGCGAGATGGGATGGCCGGTCGTTCCCGAAGGACTCTACGAGACCATCGAGGACATCAACCGCTACTACGGGTCGATCCCCATCTACATCACCGAAAACGGCTACGCCGAAGCCGACAAACCGGATGACAAACAGTTCGTCGCCGACGACCTGCGGATCGGGTACCTGCGAGACCACCTGATCCAACTGAACCGGGCCATCGCCAGCGGCTTCGACGTGCGAGGCTATTTCCTCTGGACGCTCTACGACAACTTC